Proteins encoded by one window of Mesoaciditoga lauensis cd-1655R = DSM 25116:
- the flgC gene encoding flagellar basal body rod protein FlgC has protein sequence MSLFDAIGISSSGMTAQQLRVDVISNNIANANTTRTPEGGPYRREIPIFAERFAATMNGVVPNGVKVVKVVEDKAPFQKIYDPTNPDADKDGYVKMPNVNVLREMVDLIAAQRSYEANATVISNVKAMASAAVQIGR, from the coding sequence TTGTCACTCTTTGATGCTATAGGTATATCTTCATCTGGAATGACAGCCCAGCAATTAAGAGTGGACGTCATATCCAACAACATAGCCAACGCGAACACGACAAGAACGCCGGAAGGTGGCCCCTATAGAAGGGAAATACCGATATTTGCCGAGCGTTTTGCGGCCACCATGAACGGTGTGGTTCCAAACGGTGTAAAAGTTGTCAAAGTGGTTGAAGATAAAGCACCATTTCAGAAGATCTACGATCCGACCAATCCCGACGCCGATAAAGATGGATATGTCAAAATGCCAAATGTCAACGTTTTAAGGGAAATGGTGGATCTCATAGCTGCCCAAAGAAGCTACGAAGCGAACGCAACCGTTATTAGCAACGTTAAAGCCATGGCAAGTGCGGCCGTACAAATAGGGAGGTGA
- the fliE gene encoding flagellar hook-basal body complex protein FliE gives MVDGINPINPIKPISGAGNVQPTQKSGTDFKKILENAINKVNDTVNNAENLSNDFATGKTSDIHSVIIAAEKADIMLQLTTEVRNKIVEAYREIMRMQI, from the coding sequence TTGGTTGATGGAATAAACCCTATAAATCCCATAAAACCCATTTCAGGCGCTGGGAATGTTCAGCCGACTCAAAAAAGTGGAACGGATTTTAAGAAGATCCTGGAAAATGCGATAAATAAGGTAAACGATACCGTTAATAACGCGGAGAATCTGTCGAATGACTTCGCAACTGGAAAAACGTCAGACATTCACTCTGTTATCATAGCCGCTGAAAAGGCGGACATCATGTTGCAGCTGACCACGGAAGTTAGAAATAAAATCGTTGAAGCTTACAGAGAAATCATGAGGATGCAGATTTAG
- a CDS encoding lysylphosphatidylglycerol synthase transmembrane domain-containing protein, translating to MEVENDKSQNKKLLRNLLIAALSSFSVIAVILVFSKSGNVVKSIKDFPPMEILIGFILFCLIFVIDSLRILVLSYFLNEKVKLSVAMRNSILGYFFTYITPFSAGGQPYQIWHLSKWGMSAENSSAIILTRWSNMLIFLSFSSLLLMNKYLPYIRVGIPLLSKAIWLVILLSVAFSLGMVFFFLVPNLGKSFIRKIRKSKMVNWAIRVFKKNPDEVFDTLLKKLDSFYDSMKIIWTKKPWLVIFDGSMGVLDLLVLYYILYRSIIISSQVSLVPFHLSFWNLSAIFILLSFVVYYVPTPGSSGGVEGGFYAVLSIYGSKTAVMTGVLMWRLITYYLPILLGFIIMIYEVRQNPTKSASS from the coding sequence ATGGAAGTAGAAAACGATAAATCTCAAAATAAGAAGCTTTTAAGAAACCTTTTGATCGCGGCGTTGTCAAGTTTTTCCGTGATAGCTGTTATATTGGTCTTTTCAAAAAGTGGCAACGTTGTAAAAAGCATTAAGGATTTTCCTCCTATGGAGATACTGATAGGATTCATTTTGTTTTGTCTCATTTTTGTTATAGATTCACTCAGAATTTTAGTGCTATCTTATTTCCTAAATGAGAAGGTAAAATTGAGCGTTGCGATGAGGAATTCCATTCTAGGATATTTTTTCACGTACATCACGCCATTTTCTGCAGGAGGTCAGCCTTACCAAATATGGCACCTTTCAAAATGGGGAATGAGTGCTGAGAATTCTTCTGCCATTATCTTGACACGATGGTCGAACATGTTGATCTTTTTGTCTTTTTCATCACTTTTGCTTATGAACAAATATCTTCCTTACATTCGAGTGGGAATACCTCTTCTAAGCAAAGCAATATGGCTTGTCATATTGCTAAGTGTGGCATTCTCTCTTGGAATGGTTTTCTTTTTTCTCGTGCCAAATCTTGGAAAAAGTTTCATTCGCAAGATAAGAAAATCGAAGATGGTAAACTGGGCAATAAGGGTGTTTAAGAAAAACCCAGATGAAGTTTTCGATACCCTCTTAAAGAAGCTGGACAGTTTTTACGATTCTATGAAAATCATTTGGACAAAAAAGCCATGGCTTGTGATCTTTGATGGAAGTATGGGAGTTCTTGATCTTCTGGTGCTTTACTACATTTTGTACAGATCTATAATCATTTCTTCCCAGGTTTCACTTGTGCCTTTTCATCTTTCCTTTTGGAATCTGAGTGCGATATTTATTCTTCTTTCCTTTGTCGTGTATTACGTTCCCACTCCAGGATCTTCCGGTGGTGTGGAAGGTGGTTTTTACGCTGTTCTTTCCATTTATGGAAGTAAGACTGCGGTAATGACCGGTGTGCTGATGTGGCGACTCATAACGTATTATCTACCTATATTGCTTGGTTTTATCATCATGATATACGAGGTAAGGCAGAATCCTACTAAATCTGCATCCTCATGA
- a CDS encoding glycosyltransferase family 2 protein gives MKITALVVTYNRVEWLKKNMKALLSQSRLPDEILVVDNASTDSTSEFLSDLQKKEKIVTVKRLNENLGGSGGFSRGLKEAIDRGADWVWMMDDDALPYRNSLEELEKYIKKFDQDESTGALLSKLVKIPNAIPKEKTSLARIGTFVGFTVSAKTVKKVGLPDEGFFIYADDYEYSVRIRHHGLKLIKIHSSLIEHKDWIRQKRMFRFPFSKPAIPSWKVYYIFRNALNATRESKFIYTVLKGYFFIDRYIWAYVSPQTKPYAFHGFEDGIHGVKGKVVDPRHPKWK, from the coding sequence ATGAAAATAACGGCTCTTGTAGTTACTTACAATAGGGTTGAGTGGTTGAAAAAGAACATGAAAGCCCTTTTAAGTCAGAGCAGATTACCGGATGAGATCCTGGTCGTTGACAACGCAAGCACAGATTCAACGTCAGAATTTCTTTCCGATCTGCAAAAGAAAGAAAAGATAGTTACCGTAAAAAGATTGAATGAAAATTTAGGTGGATCAGGCGGTTTTTCTCGCGGTTTGAAAGAAGCGATCGATCGCGGAGCCGATTGGGTTTGGATGATGGATGACGATGCTCTGCCATACAGAAATTCGCTTGAGGAACTGGAAAAATACATCAAAAAATTCGATCAAGACGAAAGTACGGGAGCACTTTTAAGCAAACTCGTAAAAATTCCAAATGCCATTCCAAAAGAGAAGACCAGTCTGGCTAGAATAGGAACCTTTGTGGGCTTTACGGTAAGTGCTAAAACCGTGAAAAAAGTGGGGCTTCCGGATGAGGGTTTTTTCATATATGCGGATGACTACGAATACTCAGTTAGGATAAGGCATCACGGTTTGAAACTCATAAAAATACATTCAAGCCTCATAGAACATAAAGATTGGATCCGTCAAAAGAGAATGTTCCGATTTCCCTTTTCCAAACCCGCTATTCCATCCTGGAAGGTTTATTACATATTCAGAAACGCGCTTAACGCCACGCGAGAATCTAAGTTCATTTACACCGTTTTAAAAGGTTATTTTTTCATAGACAGATACATTTGGGCCTACGTTTCTCCTCAGACAAAGCCTTACGCTTTTCATGGTTTTGAAGATGGTATACATGGCGTAAAAGGTAAAGTGGTCGATCCGAGGCACCCAAAATGGAAGTAG
- a CDS encoding YitT family protein: MQKKIVFNFVKEYTIISLGDLITAMAIVSFLVPYNIAAGGASGLAIVLHGVINLPVGVWMYLINGGLIALSLMLVGVDFSFKTIYSTFLLSFFVDFLDRMVHFPIYTGGDLMLATIFGDIIAAFGMALAFSQNGSTGGTDIIAKFMNKFLSVPLGQGVLIADVSIGVLAGFKFGLNVGLYSLLAIILNGLAIDFLMRGMEMSKQVMIISEKNDLIADYIINKLERGVTYIPTIGGYTGTQRRMILTIVRRRELSNLLHVIRKIDPQAFIVVGEIEKAYGEGFSDIKKF, from the coding sequence GTGCAGAAGAAGATCGTTTTTAACTTTGTAAAGGAATATACCATCATATCGCTTGGTGACCTGATAACAGCCATGGCTATAGTGTCTTTCTTGGTCCCATACAACATAGCAGCGGGTGGAGCAAGTGGACTGGCGATCGTTCTCCACGGTGTTATAAACCTGCCGGTTGGCGTGTGGATGTATTTGATAAACGGCGGGCTTATAGCGCTTTCTTTAATGCTTGTTGGAGTAGATTTCAGTTTCAAAACCATATACTCAACGTTTTTGCTTTCTTTCTTCGTTGATTTTTTAGACAGAATGGTGCATTTCCCCATCTATACTGGTGGAGATTTAATGTTGGCAACCATCTTTGGGGACATCATTGCAGCTTTTGGCATGGCTCTGGCGTTTTCTCAGAACGGTAGCACAGGCGGAACCGACATAATAGCCAAATTCATGAACAAATTTCTTTCAGTTCCACTTGGTCAAGGAGTCTTGATAGCAGATGTTTCTATTGGTGTATTAGCCGGTTTTAAGTTTGGGCTGAACGTGGGGCTTTATTCATTGCTTGCCATCATTTTAAACGGCCTTGCAATAGACTTCCTCATGCGTGGTATGGAGATGTCGAAACAAGTTATGATCATATCCGAGAAGAACGATTTGATCGCCGATTACATAATAAACAAATTAGAACGAGGCGTAACATACATTCCAACGATTGGGGGATACACAGGGACCCAAAGAAGAATGATATTAACCATCGTTAGAAGAAGAGAGCTTTCAAATCTTTTGCATGTAATAAGAAAGATAGATCCCCAGGCATTCATAGTTGTTGGAGAGATCGAAAAAGCCTACGGGGAAGGATTCAGCGACATAAAAAAATTCTAA
- a CDS encoding ROK family protein — MDSKRLRKTTSILKNTNSFEILRALYIAGTKTRTDLSKELHISLPTVLRSIDPYLNELIFIQGKNESKGGRRPERLTFNYFYRKIGGIQVDKNFFTISVSDLNRKPLIKEKVPFDCTNPHILSKTIHSTLLQYSRKNLFSSSDLEVLTIAVAGSVNEKEGIAVDFPLKWNEISTKSFFEGNFYQDFPNCTVIFENDANALAIGELADRGYNKENIIGVYLSSGVGLGVVINGRLYSGSHGRAGEIGDFLSLFEVDNDMDFENFFNECKDKEKILILQRLINNLSLLFDPDEVVVAWDWERNKGFKVLHELSINNSWKISRHEDFAVVNGALSISAMSFLKKIVYGDVKKNYFVELL, encoded by the coding sequence ATGGATTCAAAAAGGCTAAGAAAAACAACATCAATTTTGAAAAATACGAACTCTTTTGAAATCTTGAGAGCTTTGTACATAGCCGGAACTAAGACGAGAACCGATCTTTCAAAAGAACTACATATAAGCTTACCAACGGTTTTACGTTCCATCGATCCTTACTTAAACGAACTCATTTTTATTCAGGGGAAAAATGAATCAAAAGGTGGAAGAAGGCCTGAAAGGCTTACATTTAACTATTTCTACAGAAAAATAGGGGGGATCCAGGTTGATAAAAACTTCTTCACCATCTCAGTTTCGGATTTAAATAGAAAACCCCTCATAAAAGAAAAGGTTCCATTTGATTGTACCAATCCTCATATTTTGTCTAAAACTATTCATTCCACTCTTTTGCAATACTCTAGAAAGAATCTATTTTCTTCGTCGGATTTAGAAGTTCTTACCATTGCCGTGGCGGGATCTGTGAATGAAAAAGAGGGAATAGCCGTGGATTTTCCATTAAAGTGGAATGAAATCTCAACAAAAAGCTTTTTTGAGGGTAATTTCTACCAAGATTTTCCCAATTGTACCGTAATATTTGAAAATGATGCCAATGCCCTGGCTATAGGAGAACTAGCGGACAGGGGATACAACAAAGAAAACATAATAGGTGTTTATTTAAGTAGTGGCGTGGGGTTGGGCGTGGTTATAAATGGACGTCTTTACAGTGGAAGTCATGGAAGAGCTGGAGAGATAGGTGATTTCTTATCTCTTTTCGAGGTTGACAATGATATGGATTTCGAAAATTTTTTCAACGAATGTAAAGATAAGGAAAAAATTCTCATCCTTCAAAGACTGATAAACAATTTATCACTTCTCTTCGATCCTGATGAAGTAGTTGTGGCATGGGACTGGGAAAGAAACAAAGGATTTAAAGTTCTTCACGAATTATCCATTAACAATTCTTGGAAAATTTCTCGCCATGAAGATTTTGCCGTTGTAAATGGTGCTCTTTCTATAAGTGCTATGTCTTTTTTAAAAAAGATCGTTTATGGCGACGTGAAGAAAAATTACTTCGTCGAATTGTTGTAG
- a CDS encoding N-acetylglucosamine kinase, with translation MNFFLGVDGGNTKTTFLLCDEEGKVISYARKGGTNPQSCGGIEEMLRILNEGIKEISLESKIDRKNFISYFGMAGADRESDFKMIKSALARVGLRSFDLQNDGFIALRSGTLDGKGILITCGTGNTNFASNGREVKRVGGLSPALGDGLGTNLIASKVTSAAVRAKDGRGPNTILKNIIEDKLKMEVEDLISINIKKEDPVPLVIESLFEAAEKFDMVALSILKEVIEEISRIANIFRFSLFPKRKKVKLILDGPFFKHAHPLFFESLKNYSWEGYQIVVPQHDPVVGAVLLAMEREGIGSKNIAKKVIREYLRIVKKEE, from the coding sequence ATGAACTTTTTCTTGGGAGTTGATGGAGGAAATACAAAAACCACTTTTCTACTGTGTGATGAGGAAGGAAAAGTCATTTCTTATGCAAGAAAAGGGGGGACAAATCCCCAATCTTGTGGGGGAATAGAAGAAATGCTAAGAATCTTAAATGAAGGTATAAAAGAGATATCCTTAGAATCCAAAATTGATAGAAAGAATTTCATATCGTATTTTGGCATGGCTGGTGCAGACAGAGAATCCGATTTCAAGATGATAAAAAGTGCACTAGCACGAGTTGGATTAAGATCATTTGATCTTCAAAATGATGGTTTTATCGCTTTAAGATCTGGAACTCTTGATGGAAAAGGAATCCTTATAACTTGTGGTACCGGCAACACCAATTTTGCTTCAAATGGAAGAGAGGTAAAGAGAGTGGGAGGGCTTTCGCCCGCTCTAGGAGACGGATTGGGAACCAACTTGATAGCCTCAAAGGTAACATCTGCGGCGGTAAGGGCAAAAGATGGAAGAGGCCCTAATACCATCTTAAAAAACATTATAGAAGACAAATTAAAAATGGAAGTCGAAGATCTCATAAGCATAAATATAAAAAAGGAAGATCCCGTACCATTGGTAATAGAGTCGTTGTTTGAAGCTGCCGAAAAATTTGATATGGTCGCCCTTTCAATACTTAAAGAAGTAATAGAGGAGATAAGCAGGATAGCAAACATATTCAGATTTTCACTTTTTCCCAAGAGAAAAAAAGTGAAATTGATTTTGGATGGTCCTTTCTTTAAGCACGCCCATCCACTTTTCTTCGAGTCTCTTAAAAATTATTCATGGGAAGGGTATCAAATCGTCGTTCCTCAACATGATCCAGTTGTGGGAGCCGTTTTGTTAGCGATGGAAAGAGAAGGAATAGGTTCAAAAAATATAGCAAAAAAAGTGATAAGGGAATACCTTCGCATAGTTAAAAAGGAGGAGTGA
- a CDS encoding 6-phospho-beta-glucosidase — protein MKICVVGGGSSYEPELLDGFFTYEKEMSIDEIHLLDVEEGKEKLKIVTDFAKRMAKKKGSKIKIFSSLDAKEAMSDADFVIFQFRPGFLDGRERDEKIPLGYNLIGQETTGMGGFAAALRGFPIMEKYIEYVRKYAPNAFVINFTNPSGHMSEFVLNYLEFNKFVGLCNIPINLIQYIADTYKVERDKIFLKYYGLNHLSFVEKIFVSGKDKSEEMLGRSREALKEEGYPEWVVDALQLYPNSYLRYYFMTQTMLSHELEELEEGKLRSMVVKGIEKELFNIYSNPDVDEKPKELEKRGGAMYSTAAVELMRDMITGRHAHHVLNVRNNGGIANLPDDYVLELSCDVNGENVFPISVGNAQPFALGIIHIIKQYERLTIEAYRSGSKNKALQAILLHPLGPGMEKAREFLDDLLRANKGWIKELK, from the coding sequence ATGAAAATCTGTGTTGTGGGTGGTGGTAGTAGCTATGAGCCAGAATTGTTGGATGGATTCTTCACCTATGAAAAAGAGATGAGCATCGATGAGATACATCTTCTTGATGTTGAAGAAGGAAAAGAAAAACTTAAAATCGTAACTGATTTTGCAAAAAGAATGGCAAAGAAAAAAGGATCCAAAATAAAGATTTTTTCTTCGTTAGATGCAAAAGAGGCCATGTCAGATGCGGATTTTGTGATATTTCAATTTAGGCCTGGTTTTTTAGATGGCAGAGAAAGAGATGAAAAGATTCCACTCGGTTATAACCTCATAGGCCAGGAAACAACAGGAATGGGCGGATTTGCGGCTGCCCTTAGGGGTTTCCCCATAATGGAAAAATATATTGAGTACGTTAGAAAATACGCTCCTAACGCTTTCGTGATCAACTTTACGAACCCTTCAGGACATATGAGTGAGTTTGTACTCAACTACCTTGAATTCAACAAATTCGTGGGTTTATGCAACATTCCAATAAACCTTATTCAGTACATAGCAGATACTTATAAGGTCGAAAGGGATAAAATATTTCTCAAATATTACGGATTGAATCATCTTAGTTTTGTGGAAAAGATATTTGTAAGTGGTAAAGATAAGAGCGAAGAAATGCTCGGTCGTTCTCGTGAAGCTTTAAAAGAAGAAGGATATCCAGAATGGGTTGTGGATGCTCTTCAACTTTATCCCAACTCGTATCTAAGATACTACTTCATGACGCAGACAATGCTTTCACACGAGTTGGAAGAGTTAGAAGAAGGGAAATTACGTTCAATGGTCGTAAAAGGCATAGAAAAAGAGCTTTTCAATATATATTCAAATCCGGATGTAGATGAAAAACCGAAGGAGCTTGAAAAAAGAGGTGGAGCTATGTACTCAACGGCAGCCGTTGAGTTAATGAGAGATATGATCACAGGCAGACATGCCCATCATGTTTTAAACGTTCGCAACAATGGAGGGATTGCGAACCTTCCTGATGATTACGTCTTGGAACTCTCTTGCGATGTTAATGGAGAGAACGTCTTCCCAATTTCTGTTGGAAATGCTCAACCTTTTGCTCTTGGAATTATCCATATCATCAAGCAATACGAAAGACTAACCATAGAAGCTTACAGAAGCGGATCAAAGAACAAAGCATTGCAAGCGATTCTTCTTCATCCACTTGGCCCGGGCATGGAAAAAGCCAGGGAATTTTTAGATGATCTGTTAAGGGCAAATAAAGGATGGATAAAAGAATTGAAATGA
- a CDS encoding ABC transporter substrate-binding protein — protein MKKVVVVTLLVFVIGIMAFGSSVKYGGVVNLGGSAPTYVVNNFNPFSPNPDPGVHFVYEPLMYVNPLNGKVTPFLATSYEWSNNGQVLTVTIRQGVKWSDGVPFTPEDVVFTFNLLKKFPALDTNGVWSNLSGLQSVEANGQKVIFKFSHPNIPEYFYILRTLIVPEHIWSKIENPVSFLNSSNPVGTGPFLRETYSVANNTEYFAKNPGYWWKGRPYIDGIRIIGNTSNQAAFLQMIKGETDQNDIAIEMPEKLWVSRDPKTHILFWPVHSDNILYMNDAKEPFKEATFRKAIALAINKRLLEDRAYFGAGGYDISQTQIIPAQKDEWYDPSLAETDKLYNSYNPKKAMELLTSIGYKKNESGILEKDGKALPTFRILVGAGWTDFITMAQIISQELKDIGIQTTIVQQSYNTYLQQLMTGDFDMAIGWPPNTGPTPFYAYYSEFNPSFSAPLGKTAISDYSRYTNSIITEALRTFSSSSDKETQKEAMYKIEKTVLNDLPAIVLTTRTGFDLYNASKFVGWPTISNPYSNGWNGTGLGMLPVVLTLHLR, from the coding sequence GTGAAGAAAGTTGTAGTGGTAACGCTACTGGTGTTTGTCATAGGTATAATGGCCTTTGGCAGTTCTGTGAAGTACGGAGGGGTAGTCAATCTCGGTGGAAGCGCTCCAACATATGTCGTCAATAATTTCAACCCTTTCAGTCCAAATCCAGATCCTGGAGTGCATTTTGTTTACGAACCTCTTATGTACGTTAACCCCCTGAATGGCAAAGTCACGCCATTTCTTGCTACATCGTACGAATGGTCAAATAACGGTCAAGTGCTAACTGTAACGATAAGACAAGGGGTAAAATGGAGTGATGGGGTTCCCTTCACGCCCGAAGACGTGGTGTTCACCTTTAACCTTCTGAAAAAATTTCCTGCATTGGATACGAATGGAGTATGGTCAAATCTTTCTGGCCTTCAAAGCGTTGAGGCAAATGGTCAAAAAGTCATCTTCAAATTCTCTCATCCCAACATTCCTGAATATTTCTATATTTTGCGTACTTTGATAGTCCCGGAGCATATATGGTCTAAAATAGAAAATCCAGTCAGTTTCTTGAATTCCAGCAACCCAGTTGGAACAGGGCCTTTCTTGAGAGAAACGTACAGCGTTGCAAACAATACCGAATATTTTGCCAAAAACCCTGGTTATTGGTGGAAAGGAAGGCCTTACATAGATGGAATAAGAATCATCGGTAACACGTCAAACCAGGCTGCTTTCCTTCAGATGATCAAAGGTGAAACCGATCAAAACGATATAGCAATTGAAATGCCAGAAAAACTTTGGGTTTCAAGGGATCCAAAAACTCATATTCTGTTCTGGCCAGTCCATAGTGACAACATTTTGTACATGAACGACGCAAAGGAGCCATTTAAAGAGGCAACTTTCAGAAAAGCCATAGCGTTGGCAATAAACAAACGTTTGTTAGAAGATAGAGCTTATTTCGGTGCAGGCGGTTATGATATAAGTCAAACTCAAATAATACCAGCGCAAAAAGACGAATGGTATGATCCTAGTTTGGCAGAAACAGATAAGCTTTACAACAGTTACAATCCTAAAAAAGCCATGGAACTCTTAACTTCTATTGGTTATAAGAAAAACGAAAGTGGCATTCTCGAAAAAGATGGAAAAGCTTTACCAACTTTCCGTATACTGGTAGGAGCCGGATGGACAGATTTTATAACGATGGCTCAAATAATTTCTCAAGAACTCAAAGATATAGGAATTCAAACCACAATAGTTCAACAGTCTTATAACACTTATTTGCAACAGTTGATGACGGGAGATTTTGATATGGCAATAGGTTGGCCGCCAAATACAGGACCTACCCCGTTCTATGCCTATTATTCAGAATTCAATCCCTCTTTCTCCGCACCGCTTGGAAAGACAGCCATTTCTGATTACAGCCGCTATACAAATTCGATTATAACGGAGGCTCTTAGAACTTTCTCGTCTTCTAGTGATAAGGAAACTCAAAAAGAAGCAATGTACAAGATTGAAAAGACCGTCTTGAATGATTTGCCAGCTATAGTTCTTACCACGCGAACAGGCTTTGATCTTTACAACGCTTCAAAATTTGTAGGATGGCCAACTATTTCCAATCCTTACAGTAATGGTTGGAATGGTACAGGTCTTGGCATGTTACCAGTTGTTTTAACACTTCATCTCAGATAA
- a CDS encoding ABC transporter permease yields the protein MKYLLNKIAFFLITLWVAMTINFMLPRLMPGNPAIAMIARYKGRISIQALHSIEVAFGLNVHQNIFQQYISYIGRTLTFNFGTSLVYYPLSVSEEIAIHMPWTIGLMGITTVISFIAGTWIGIKAAWRRNSPLSSSSVVISLFLNSVPYFWIALLFQYIFGFVLGWFPISGAYSITQTGGLNLIGSILYHAILPSLTIFITSMGGWILTMRNNMIDELSSDYSVFAYAKGLPEKRIEYNYVARNAILPNFTQFAMAIGFIVSGALLTEMVFSYPGIGYVLYQSVIGLDYPLMQALFFFITLSVLVANFIMDLLYILVDPRVRVE from the coding sequence TTGAAATACCTGTTGAATAAAATTGCTTTCTTCCTTATAACGCTATGGGTGGCCATGACTATAAATTTTATGTTACCACGTCTCATGCCGGGAAACCCTGCAATTGCAATGATCGCAAGATATAAGGGAAGAATAAGCATCCAGGCGTTACATTCCATTGAGGTGGCTTTTGGATTGAACGTTCATCAGAACATCTTTCAACAGTACATCTCTTACATTGGGCGCACTCTAACTTTTAACTTTGGGACTTCATTGGTTTATTATCCTTTATCCGTTTCTGAAGAGATAGCCATTCATATGCCCTGGACAATAGGGTTAATGGGTATAACAACCGTGATTTCTTTTATCGCAGGCACATGGATAGGAATCAAAGCGGCTTGGAGAAGAAATTCTCCGCTAAGTAGTTCAAGCGTTGTTATAAGTCTTTTTCTGAACAGCGTCCCTTATTTTTGGATCGCCCTTCTATTTCAATACATCTTTGGATTTGTGCTGGGTTGGTTTCCCATTTCAGGGGCTTATTCCATTACCCAAACAGGAGGATTGAATCTAATCGGGTCCATACTTTATCATGCTATTTTGCCGTCCTTAACCATTTTCATCACTTCAATGGGTGGTTGGATACTAACAATGAGAAATAACATGATTGACGAGCTCTCAAGTGATTATTCTGTTTTTGCCTATGCCAAAGGCCTTCCTGAGAAAAGAATTGAATACAATTACGTTGCTCGAAATGCGATATTACCAAATTTTACTCAATTTGCCATGGCAATAGGTTTTATCGTTAGTGGTGCACTTCTTACAGAAATGGTTTTTTCATATCCCGGGATTGGATACGTTTTGTATCAATCAGTCATAGGATTGGATTATCCGTTAATGCAGGCTTTGTTTTTCTTCATAACTCTTTCGGTACTTGTTGCGAATTTTATAATGGATCTCCTTTACATATTGGTTGATCCGAGGGTAAGGGTGGAATAA
- a CDS encoding ABC transporter permease, producing MKYLNIFLKDKRIFAGTSILLLLIIVAIFAPYIAPYSPHYMGFVPLQPPSLKHLLGTTATGQDVFSRVIWGTRISLLVGLLVGAFTTIISVALALFSGFFGGIVDNIISLIINVFLVIPPLPLMIVLAAYMPNKGMWSIIFVITITGWAWGARTLRPQVMSIRNRDFVNASVIVGENSFHIIFVDILPHILGLVVANFFGTAMYAVISEAGLEFIGLGNVNDISWGTILYWAENDQAIFFGLWSWLLVPGVLIALLGTSMALMNFAVDEIINPKLKGEKNG from the coding sequence ATGAAATATCTTAACATATTTTTAAAGGATAAAAGGATATTTGCCGGCACGTCTATATTACTTCTGTTAATAATAGTTGCCATTTTTGCTCCGTATATAGCACCTTATTCACCTCATTATATGGGATTTGTTCCCTTGCAACCTCCATCTCTTAAACACCTTCTTGGAACTACTGCCACAGGACAAGACGTTTTTTCGCGAGTCATTTGGGGAACCAGGATATCTTTGCTTGTAGGACTGTTAGTTGGGGCGTTCACAACTATAATTTCGGTAGCGTTGGCACTTTTTTCCGGCTTTTTTGGTGGCATAGTCGATAACATAATCTCCTTGATCATAAACGTTTTCTTGGTAATACCCCCCCTTCCGCTGATGATAGTTCTTGCCGCGTATATGCCAAACAAGGGGATGTGGTCGATAATATTCGTTATAACCATTACCGGTTGGGCGTGGGGGGCAAGAACTTTAAGACCTCAGGTGATGTCCATAAGAAACAGGGATTTCGTCAACGCATCTGTTATCGTTGGAGAAAATTCTTTCCATATCATCTTTGTGGACATTCTTCCTCATATTCTCGGGCTCGTCGTTGCAAATTTCTTTGGAACTGCGATGTATGCGGTAATAAGTGAAGCCGGCCTTGAATTCATAGGACTCGGAAACGTCAACGATATATCGTGGGGAACCATTCTCTATTGGGCCGAAAACGATCAAGCCATATTCTTTGGGTTATGGAGTTGGCTATTGGTACCTGGAGTTTTGATAGCTTTATTGGGAACATCTATGGCCCTCATGAACTTTGCCGTAGACGAAATAATAAATCCAAAACTTAAAGGTGAGAAAAATGGCTAA